In Silene latifolia isolate original U9 population chromosome X, ASM4854445v1, whole genome shotgun sequence, the following proteins share a genomic window:
- the LOC141617469 gene encoding uncharacterized protein LOC141617469: MENAYIPFKSVPPRFRSHENLQLPVPVRDDITILGDALGSFIQWPETHIYLAKISPPPQQRKAVGGTKKTALADKPKSTDMPTTSSRQQLDEGTKKTDKPKSPVLPATTTSSLKEQVDEVFN; encoded by the exons ATGGAAAacgcatacatccccttcaagtcggttcctccCCGTTTtcgaag CCATGAAAACTTgcaactgcctgtcccagttcgtgacgacattaccattctgggagatgcgcttggaagtttcatccaatggcctgaaactcacatctacttggcgaagatatctccgccgcctcagcagcggaaagcagttggg ggaacaaaaaagacggctttggcggataagcctaagtccacagacatgccaacgacctcgtcgagacaacaacttgatgag gggacaaaaaagactgataagcctaagtccccagtcttacctgctactactacctcatcattgaaagagcaggttgacgaggtatttaattaa